Proteins from a genomic interval of Zonotrichia albicollis isolate bZonAlb1 chromosome 18, bZonAlb1.hap1, whole genome shotgun sequence:
- the GP1BB gene encoding platelet glycoprotein Ib beta chain encodes MNSGILLSLLGFLPLVTPTCPVPCRCTTRITDCSLKNLTVENLPTAFRPSAEIIHLASNRLTSIPNGLFDNLRSLQAVYLQGNPWECTCDILYLRSWLQWQQNHSLYRDVRCSSPEHLQGRIIAYLTEDEIVSTCQHWYCSLALLSQLSLFILLILQTILVILIIVYLRKFRRMSAEVRSTTQELGH; translated from the coding sequence ATGAACAGTGGAATTCTCTTGTCCCTCCTTGGCTTCCTCCCACTCGTGACACCCACATGCCCTGTGCCATGCAGGTGCACCACCAGGATCACTGACTGCTCACTGAAAAACCTGACTGTAGAAAACCTGCCCACTGCCTTCCGTCCCTCGGCTGAAATCATCCACCTCGCTTCCAACAGGCTCACCTCTATTCCCAACGGGCTCTTTGACAACCTGAGGAGCCTCCAGGCAGTCTACCTGCAGGGCAACCCTTGGGAATGCACCTGTGACATCCTCTACCTGCGCTCCTGgctgcagtggcagcagaaCCACAGCCTGTACAGGGATGTGAGgtgcagctccccggagcaccTGCAGGGCCGCATCATCGCCTACCTGACCGAGGATGAGATCGTCTCCACGTGCCAGCACTGGTActgcagcctggctttgctctcTCAGCTCTCCCTCTTCATCCTCCTTATCCTCCAGACCATCTTGGTTATCCTCATCATTGTCTACCTGCGGAAATTTCGGAGAATGAGCGCTGAAGTCCGGAGCACCACCCAAGAACTCGGCCACTAG